The Bacteroidales bacterium genomic interval ACCGGCAACTCGAAGACTATACTTATGCTTTGTTTGAGCGGGGAACACGCCTGGCCGGTAATATGGGACTGATCCTCGTTGATACCAAATACGAGTTTGGTAAACTCGACGGGCAGATCTACCTGATCGATGAGATCCACACACCCGATTCATCACGGTATTTCTACAAGAATGGTTACGAGGAACGGCTTGAGAATAACGAACCTCAAAAACAGCTATCCAAGGAGTTTGTGCGTGAATGGCTGATGCTCAACGGCTTTCAGGGAAAGGAAGGACAAAAGGTACCGGATATGGATGACGCCTTCGTTCATCAGGTATCTGAAAGATACATCGAACTTTATGAAACGATCACAGGTGAACAATTCCTGAAGGAGGAAGCAACCGATGTGGTCAAAAGAGTGGAGGAGAACACACGCCGGTTCCTTCAGGCCTACCTAAGGTAATTCCTGTAAATTCCGCAGCCGCTCGACAAACAGCTCCACAAGATTCCTGACCATACGCTGGTATTCCGGATCAAACTGATTGGTGGCCCTGTTTGCTATGGCCACGCAAATCGTCAGGGCTTCGTGTCCGAGCAGCGTACATAAGCCGTACAGCGCTGCGGTTTCCATTTCGTAATTGATGATTTTTTTCCCTTTGTATGCGAAGGAAGCTATTCTTTCATTCAGATCCGGGAACGCCAGCGGAATGCGGACCGACCGGCCCTGCGGGCCGTAAAATCCCTGTGCAGTGAGCGTTATGCCCCTCAGCAGCCCGTCGCCCAGGCTGGATGTCAGAAAATCGGAACCTTTTGCAGCATAGGGCAGTGGCAGCTGCTTCGGCCAGCCGATGTGCTCCCTGAACGTGTCGGCAAGCTCTTCCTCCAGCCTGTGGTGGTGATCGTAGTAGTTCAGCAGTCCGTCGATACCGATGGCATATTCCGAAAGAACAAAGGCATTCAGCGGCACCTCGGGCTGTATGGCCCCTGAAGTGCCGATTCGGATGACGGATAACCTGGTATGCTCTTTTTTTCGGGTCCTGGTCCTGAAATCGATATTGACAAGAGCGTCAAGTTCGTGTACGACGATATCAATGTTGTCGGTTCCCATCCCTGTGGAGAGAACGGTTACCCTTTTGTTGCCGAGGTATCCGGTATGGGATAGGAGTTCCCTGTTCCGGATGCGGGACTCCATCCGGTCGAAATGCCGGGATATCACCCCGACCCGGGCCGGATCGCCCACCAGGATGACGGTTGGCGCCACCTGGCCGGGCTTCAGGTGCAGATGATAGATGCTCCCGTTGGGATTGATGATCAGGTCAGTGAATTTATAGGTGGTCGGGTTCATGCCGGCAAAAGTAATTAAAATGGCCTTGCACATCCGTGGCGGAATTCAGTTAATTTTGCCCCTGCCAAAGATCCATTCATGAAAAAAGCTGAAATCATAGCCATTGGGGATGAACTTCTCATCGGGCAGGTCGTCAACACGAATGCCGCCTGGATTGCTGCGGAGTTGAATGCCATCGGGATCGAGGTCGTCCGTATGACAGCTGTCGGGGATGACCGGGCTGAGATCCTGGAATCGATGCAGGCGGCATCCCGACGTGCCAGTCTGATCCTGATGACCGGCGGACTGGGCCCGACAAAGGATGACATTACGAAAACGGCCCTCTGCGAGTATTTCGGTGTCGGGATGCGGTTCGACGAATCCATCTTCGGTCAGGTAGAAACATTGTTGCAGAACCGACGGATCCCCATGAGCGATTCGCACCGTTCGCAGGCATCTGTTCCCGAAGGATGCCATCCCGTTCCGAATTTCCTCGGAACAGCGCCGGGGATCTGGTTTGAGAAAGAGCACCGGATCTACGTCGCATTGCCCGGCGTACCCTTTGAGATGAAGGAAATGATGACGAATCATCTCCTTCCCCGTCTGAAGGAACGCTTCAGGGGCGATGCCATCATTCACAGGACCGTTCTTACCACAGGAGCGGGTGAGTCACAGATCAGTGAAATGATCGCATCCTGGGAATCGGCGCTCCCGGCAGCGATCCGGCTCGCCTACCTGCCACAGCCCGGACTGGTCAGGCTGAGGCTTTCCGCGCGCGGGAAAGATGCTGATGAGCTGAAAAACGGGATCGAAGATCAGGTAAACCGCCTGAAACTGCTCATCCCGGATCTGATCTTTGGCTATGATGATGACTCCCTGGAAGGAGTGATCGGCCAACGGCTTGCAGAAGCTCATCAGACCCTGGCAACCGCCGAGAGCTGCACGGGTGGCTATATCGCCCACCTGATCACCTCTGTCCCCGGAAGCTCGACC includes:
- a CDS encoding nucleoside phosphorylase, which gives rise to MCKAILITFAGMNPTTYKFTDLIINPNGSIYHLHLKPGQVAPTVILVGDPARVGVISRHFDRMESRIRNRELLSHTGYLGNKRVTVLSTGMGTDNIDIVVHELDALVNIDFRTRTRKKEHTRLSVIRIGTSGAIQPEVPLNAFVLSEYAIGIDGLLNYYDHHHRLEEELADTFREHIGWPKQLPLPYAAKGSDFLTSSLGDGLLRGITLTAQGFYGPQGRSVRIPLAFPDLNERIASFAYKGKKIINYEMETAALYGLCTLLGHEALTICVAIANRATNQFDPEYQRMVRNLVELFVERLRNLQELP
- a CDS encoding competence/damage-inducible protein A, with the translated sequence MKKAEIIAIGDELLIGQVVNTNAAWIAAELNAIGIEVVRMTAVGDDRAEILESMQAASRRASLILMTGGLGPTKDDITKTALCEYFGVGMRFDESIFGQVETLLQNRRIPMSDSHRSQASVPEGCHPVPNFLGTAPGIWFEKEHRIYVALPGVPFEMKEMMTNHLLPRLKERFRGDAIIHRTVLTTGAGESQISEMIASWESALPAAIRLAYLPQPGLVRLRLSARGKDADELKNGIEDQVNRLKLLIPDLIFGYDDDSLEGVIGQRLAEAHQTLATAESCTGGYIAHLITSVPGSSTYFMGSVVSYANYVKEQDLGVLTGSLMQYGAVSEQVAAEMAGGIRSRFNVDYAIATSGIAGPDGGTPEKPVGTVWIAIASAKGTVARKFFFKDDRLRFIRRTSLAALNMLRMEIGDS